From Salinicola endophyticus:
CGCGCGCTGGAAGCGGCGCGCGCCTTCCCCGGGCTCAAGGGCATGGATCTGGCCAAGGTGGTGTCGTGCCGCGAGACCTACGAATGGCACGAAGGCGAATGGGCGCTGGGTCAGGGCTACGCCGACACCGCCCAGGGCGAGCGGGCTTACCATGTGGTGGCCTACGACTACGGCGTCAAGCGCAACATCCTGCGCATGCTCGCCTCGCGCGGCTGCCGTCTGACCGTGGTGCCGGCGCAGACCCCGGCCAGCGAGGTGCTGGCGATGAATCCGGACGGCGTGTTCCTGGCCAATGGCCCCGGTGACCCGGAGCCGTGCGACTACGCCATCGCGGCCATCCGCGAGATCCTGGAGAGCGGCATTCCGGTGTTCGGTATCTGTCTCGGCCACCAGCTGCTGGCGCTGGCCGCCGGTGCGCGCACGCTCAAGATGAACCACGGCCACCACGGTGCCAACCATCCGGTGCAGGATCTCGACAGCGGTCACGTCATGATCACCAGCCAGAACCACGGTTTCGCGGTGGACGAGTCGAGCCTGCCGGACAACGTGCGGGCGATCCATCGCTCGCTGTTCGATGGCACCCTGCAGGGCATCGAGCTCCGCGACCGCCCGGCCTTCAGCTTCCAGGGTCACCCGGAAGCGAGCCCCGGGCCGCAGGACGTGGCGCCGCTGTTCGATCGCTTCGTGTCGATGATGCAGCGGCATCAGCAAAGCGCCGCCTGAGGCGCCGGCAGCGGTGGCTGACGCGAACAGCCAGCAGCGGGATTTGACTCTTTCAGGGCCGGCGGTCGCCGCCGGCACCACCTTATTCGACGAGTGTTAGCGCATGCCAAAACGTACGGATCTCGACAGCATTCTGATCATCGGCGCCGGCCCCATCGTCATCGGGCAGGCGTGCGAATTCGACTACTCCGGGGCCCAGGCCTGTAAGGCGCTGCGCGAGGAGGGCTATCGCGTCATCCTGGTCAACTCCAACCCGGCCACCATCATGACCGACCCGGTGATGGCCGACGCCACCTACATCGAGCCGATCACCTGGCAAGCGGTGGAGAAGATCATCGAGCGCGAGCGCCCCTCGGCGATCCTGCCGACCATGGGCGGGCAGACCGCGCTCAACTGCGCTCTGGATCTGGACAAGCACGGCGTGCTGGCCAAGCACGGCGTCGAGATGATCGGTGCC
This genomic window contains:
- the carA gene encoding glutamine-hydrolyzing carbamoyl-phosphate synthase small subunit; protein product: MNRPAILALEDGSVFHGTALGADGQTSGEVVFNTAMTGYQEILTDPSYTRQIVTLTYPHIGNTGINREDVESGAIAAAGLVIRDLPLLASSFRSEQTLSDYLAANGVLGIADIDTRRLTRLLRSKGSLNGAILAGAEASGDDAVARALEAARAFPGLKGMDLAKVVSCRETYEWHEGEWALGQGYADTAQGERAYHVVAYDYGVKRNILRMLASRGCRLTVVPAQTPASEVLAMNPDGVFLANGPGDPEPCDYAIAAIREILESGIPVFGICLGHQLLALAAGARTLKMNHGHHGANHPVQDLDSGHVMITSQNHGFAVDESSLPDNVRAIHRSLFDGTLQGIELRDRPAFSFQGHPEASPGPQDVAPLFDRFVSMMQRHQQSAA